In the Puntigrus tetrazona isolate hp1 chromosome 19, ASM1883169v1, whole genome shotgun sequence genome, GCTTGATGCaactctgctgctgctgctcttgATGGAAATGCCgtagatgaggatgaggagggtGATGATGGTGGTTGACGTTATTCAGCACGCTCTCGCTGCAAGTAAAAACCGGGTGCCCCTTGTTCATATTCCCAGCTATCGTATTAGGGCTTGTAGTCCTTATTTTAGGGCAGCCGGACGCCGGATCCGCCACCGAGCCGCTCTTCTGGGTCATTTCGCCGTCTCCCGTGTTTCCATTTAACGAGAGCGCCGCGGAGCCGCCGCCGCTCGAGATCGCAGAGCCGGCGTTTTTAACGTTAGCGCCGTTGTTCGCATTGGACGCGACAGTCTTGTAAGCGTCAAACGCCGGGGAATTGACACAGAggttgtggtggtggtggttcTGGTGCTGACCCGTGTTAGTCCGGTTTACCTGAGACGTCTCCCACACACGCATCCATAAAGCGTTCGCGGGACCTTTCTGTTCCGGCTGAATCCAAGCGACCCTCGGATCCATTCAACTCGTCTTTCTAACAGCCCTGTCAAACGAACGAACGCCTTTCCCCCCGTTCAGCGGATAAGTTTGGGTCCGGACCGCGAGGACGGGCCTGCGAACGGGGCCGCGCGAAACCACGGGGAAAAACAACGACGTGCCGAGCGCCGCGACCAACGGGAATCGATCGGTGGCCCTTTTCCCCCGCTAGCGATAAACTGTTAGCTAAACTACACAGTGTTTCCAATATGGCGTAGCCTATCGCCTTGAACCCCGAAATCCAGTACGCATGTGTAGGATTTAAACCATCGGGGCAGCACACACCCCCCGGACTCCGCGAGCAGGCGCAATCGAGCAACCCCACCCTTCTGAGCGGCTCCGAAGCGAGGGACGCGCGGCTCGATTCACAGCCCTGCCTGAAGACGGCGGACGCCGCGAGCGGAGCGACTGACGCGCGCGAGGACGGAGGAGAGCGCGGAGACCGCAGTGGGCGCGTGGGCGTCGGCGTCGGCGCGCGCGAATAACGGCGTGCCGATGCGTGCGGGTTTATCTGGTCTCATCTCCCGTTTGATTTTTAGACGTTCAAGATACCGACACGAAATAGGCCCAAACCTCAACAAACAAGGAACAGATACAGCACAGCTTTTGAATGGAAGAAAATAACTATATAGCATTCCATATGGAGTTTATTaagtgcatacacacacacacacacatatatatatatatatatatatatatatatatatatatatatatatatatatatatatatatatatatatatgcactatatatatatatagtgcatatatatatatatatatatatataagtgaatacatatatatatatatatatatatatatatatatatatatatatatatatatatatatatatatatatatatatatatatatatatatacaccctttaaatatgcatgaaaatatattacaaaatattgtgACAAACAATAACTAAAGCCTTTATTGTTtcagtataaaaaaacaaatcgttcttgtgtttttttcttagcCTCTATTACCTCAAGGTCACGTACTGTAATTAAATCTCCCTGCaatttattttctcttgtaGGAATTTCTTTAATACATTCTCAAATATAAATTCTTTCATGAATGAAATCaagatcatttaaataatagtttccattttaaacagtcctttgaaaaaaacaacaacaacaaatgcataaaaaaagttacacatGTAATACAGCCGTTTTCTTGACGCCGTGCGGATGCAGAACGAGTTAGAGAATCGGTCGGCGTTTATTGACACGgaaacactggagaaaaaacCAATTATGCAACCCGCTGCTTCCAAAAGTAGCCGCGAATCAGCATTTTAACGTTAAACAAAGCTTTATGAAACCGAAAGCCGTGTTGATTGCACTAGGATAACGTTCAGCGCTTTCAAGTTCAACCTATAATCAGTTTATTGACGGCACGTCCTAATCGGCAAACACGTTACTTTTTTACTCGTAAGAAAACCAGGAAACCCTAGTGGTTACACCGCGACCGTGCTTTCGATGAGAGAACAGGCGTTCTCTGTAGATGATGATGAATGATGAAGAAAGCGGCGAGAGGCTCCTCCCACGGCGATTACGCAACGAGCGCTTGTCGTTCAGCTCACGTGCGGCGTGTGTAACGCGGGGGAAGCCCGGCGCTGTCAGAACACACTTCTCCTGCATGCAGAGACGCTCCATCCACACACAGCACTGTCGACGCTGCTGGCCTTGAGTCTTACTCCCCCTCCCTCCTGCACTTCCATCACTCAAAGCCTAAAGCCTGTGTTGCAAGAGGTTATGTATGCATGCAATGTGGCTTGCAGGGGGATTTCATCACGGCGTTGCCCGGGGCTGGGGTTATTTCTCCAAAGAACGGTCAGACGGACCGCTCGCTGCCCGACGTGACGCCTCCAACAGCTCCGGACTGACCACGGACATCTGACGGGAATCAACTAGGACTCTGTGAACTTCACTCTCAAGAAATGAAAGCTGAAGTGCACCGGTGACTTGGAAGTTTGGAACGATGaagattaagaaacaaaaaaaaagtgtggaaATTTACttgataaatgctgttgttaacattaaaagttataaataaaactattacattttcagcatcattactgcagtcttcaggatcacattataatatatatagaaatcgttataatatgctgattctgctgcatttcttattattttcaatgttggAAACAGATGTGCtacttaatattgttttggaaaccatggtacatttttttgaggaattcttatttatttgcttactaATATCTTAAATGTCTGCTGTTACTCAATGCATCACtgcttaataaaatgatttcatctGAACTGCAGTTAcaccaaacctttgaatggtggTCTGTcacagttttcataaaaaaggaaaataaaatattacgcAGCACGCTGATAGTAAgtagtgttttttaaacatatcaGTTCAGCCTATTATATTTTCTGAAAGGTCATTAACATGAAGAAAACAATGctcaaattcagcttttcatcacataaatattaaaataatttgtagaaaacactgaatattttatatatatatatatatatatatatatatatatatatatatatatatatatatatatatatatatatatatatatatatattttttttttttttttttttttttttttaactatttaatcaaatttttttaatgtttttgaaatgtcttttatgttttcataaagtcatatttatttgaCCTACAGCGTATATCTTCAGGGGcgtatgattaaaaaaagatggaTAAAATACTGTTTCACGACTGTATAAAATACTTTCTTCGCAGCGGGGCGTTTCTAAGCAGTTACGACCTTCCACAAGCCGGCGTTGATGAGCTCAAGCACTCTGGCTGCCGACAGCACTGACTCACGACACACAACTCTCTCCATACTTCACGCATTACACCTGAAGGGATTACGAGAGCCCACCTGCTGCACGCCAAAGCATGTCAGCCACGGCAAACCATGACGTTACAAGCatcacttatacacacacacacacacacaacgacAGCTGTAGCCATTTGGACCGAGCTGAATTTGCGACACGATGTTGTTGCGTGAAATATCACGGTAATACTAGCGTGATTTCTTCATTCGGTGTGTATCTTTCAAAGcgcaacaaaacaaatgttacataaaaaaataaccctATCTGTCCTTTTAAGGCAAGGCATGCACTTATTTTCCTTGAGAGCGGCACTCGCTCTTGGGATACTTCTGgttattgattttaatacttCATTTTGACAGCTTCGCGTACCGAGCCTGTATCTTGCACATCACCCCTGCCATCTGTTGAGAAGATCTTGGTAAACGTCTGGGGGGGAAAGTGTTTGGCAGAAGCTGCGTTTAGTTTAAGACCGAATCGATCGGAGGCTTTATGGTAAAGACAAACGACGACGTTCAATAATAAGTCTATTCACGGGTCTGGCCCTGTTGAGATTCATCCAATTTCTTTAACCCCCAAAAAGTGGACCGTTCAGTAGGTTTAAGAGCGACACATTAATCAgtaaacatgcacattttaattCGAAAATCTCTTTTCGTAAAACAGTTAAAGAGATTTTAACACTCGCGTACAGCGTAGCTTTTCATAAGACAGGAAGTCTGTTTAGAAGTGCTCAGTCCGAACTGCCACAAAAATCACCACGAAGAGCCGTTAGATGTAGTTTAGATTAGATGCGTGTATAACGGGATTAATCAAGCCCAGTCTCGTCGCAATTCCTGCTTATTTTACGAATAGCGGCTAATTCGTACGACCTTATTCGTGATGTATCATATCTCACGCAATTATAAGAATTGGTACGGATGCCCTAAACCTAACCCCGCCTCTAAACCTCTTCGTCGGTCAAATGGTACGAGTGAGGTCGTGTGAATTAGCCAACTCGTAAAATCCGTACGGATCGCAGTGAAACAGCGTCCGATTAATGGTACGGTTGCAGTGCATCTCTCTTGAGCAGATAAATCAGGCGTTTCCTCACATTTCTGAGCTTGGACAGCCTTGTATCCATCACGATCAGAAAGTCCATATTTTGCTGACATATTTGTTACTGTCTTGAAGAAGAGGTGGTTAATAGGGAACGTCTGGATTAGGACAGCAGCTGCCTGCCATGTGCATCTCATCTCGTCTGAGACGCTGTATGatctcttaaaggaacactgaTTTTGCACTTTATAAACGTGTGCGTTGCcatgtaatataaataagtgaTCCGTCTTGTAGAAGTGAGTAATTGTCATTGTGTAATGCTTGACGCATCTCTTCCCAGTCTCGGTAAATCATGATAGCACTTCCCTTTGAAAACCGTAAAAAAGATTAagggttaataaaaaaatatttgccgTGCATTCGTAATAAGCAACAAATGATCATACTGTTTCGGTGGAAGTGGGGGCTTACCACAGAATCAGAGCACAAACGGTATTAAAGCTTTTCTTGATTTAGGATAGTCTTCAAACTTTGCGAGATACCACCTGGaacataaaacaacacattACCAAAGAATCTCCGTTACTTCTATCATCATACAGCAAGAAATGTGTACGGGTGAATCGTCTAGAGCATGTCTGAATCACactgcacttaaaaaaaaacactgaaatatttccaaaaaattaGTAATAGTTTCCTTTcctcaaataaaaagtaatttaaaattatattatataataataataataataataataataataataataaatataaatatatttatttaatttttttaactgttatgggttttttttacattttgattagttCCTGCTTTTTGTctatataatgtttatgttatgttataatgttaaatatatgttaaaaaagtaatgttaaatatttgtgGGAAAAACGTAAATGTCAGAATGCAAATCAGCCTAAATCAGGCTTCATATTCTTTTTCCACTTATTCGTGTTTTTTGGATGATTGCAGTCACATTGGGCAAGAATGCACCGTTTCATACAGTAATGTCTTACTTGTGGTGGGCCATTCCTCTGCTGGACAGCACAATGAGAGTGAAGAGAGCAAAAGCTGCACTATGGACCGAGTGACCGGCCAGAGCAAACCCAGTCCATTCCACAATCTCCCCAAAGAAGTTTGCTCCCGAGACGTACTCAAACATGCCCCCTACCAACACAGAATAGTTATGTGGAGACATTCGATCAGAAGACACCTCACAAACAATCTGtttccaaagaaaaaataaactatttcaaGCTTTCATTGCATCACATGAGTCTCATTAAGTGTGAAACCATCTGACcagcacatttcttttttaatgtgtcAGAAAAATGCATGCCTGACTCGTCGTGTCAGTAATCACttatacatcaaataaaaaagaacaagcCTTTGGATTTAAACAAActggattcattttaaatgagtgctgtcaaacgattaatcacatccaaaataaaagtttttgtttacataatatgtgtttgtactgtgcATATGTAAGAAAAATGTAACGGTTATACATTATACCTGtgctataaatatatgcatgtaaatatttgcaaaatatatgctgtaggtgcatgtatttatataaacataagaaatatacacaatacacacatttagtgtaagcaaaaacttatttttgatgcaattaatcgtttgacagcactaatttaaatccatttattttGGCTAAATAATGCAATCAGCAGACTCACGTTATTATACATAtcgtgatttatttattttttttgcaatttcatttgttttacaatttttgaatTACCCTGTAAAGCTGCGATGGCAGCTTTGAAACGACTatccttaaaaaaagaaaatgatgattGCATTCGCATCTTTCATGGACACTCACTGTATGGGAAAAGAGACCGAATGAACGTCACAGACTATTAGGATCTCTGGAGCACGGTGGTCCTGACAACTTGCTAAGGCACTGAGTCACAAACAGAAAGggcatctatttttattttcctttcagaGCCAAAGCCAGATTCAAAgggaaaactgattttttttttggcattgcaTTAACACTCCAGCGCTGAAAAAGAGGATTCCTTAGCACCGACCGCCCGACTGAGCCGACACCACTGagctgtttttacatttagaatattCATATCTTACTGTGGTCAAATTAAAAGCctgtttatgtaaaatatgcTGCGCATTAACAGTTTAGTTCATTTCAGTGCACAATTTTAGACCACACCTCCCACTCGAACACATTTCCAACTCATAAACCGTGCTGTCTTACCTCTAGGTATCTTATAGCCCGTCTCTCCAGGCTTACGGAGGTTCCTGAGAATATGGTcagaatgaatattaatgatgCATCCCAGCAACCAAATGCAAGACCCTGAAAAacagtacaattaaaaaatacatatattattaattaattattaacaatgtaaaaacaaaaaagctccTATGCTCACCATggcaaaatattgttttcaaatatatagaaataatgaACGCTTcctattttaatctattttaaaatgtaattaattcatgaTTTCAGCATGATTactcttcagagtcacatgatccttcagaaatcattctaatattttgattggcttattattattattattattatcatcatcatcatcatcatcatcagcattgaaaacagttattctgattcatattattttcaaagccatggtttttaaaatatattttaaaagaaatttcacaaaaacagcatttaaaaaaaaaaatacaaataaaatgttcataatgttgaaaatgaacTGCCATAATGGttccttgctgaattaaagtaattatttataaaaacaaacaaacaaacatagaaTCCAATGCATACTCTACCAAATGATTGATGCAAAGGCCTCTAGGGAACACAGATGGATACTGGGAATGGCAGCTAGCGAATGATCAGTCAACCATGACAGGTCAACGAGAGTTCAGTGAGATTACCAATAGTTACTCCCTGCAGGGGTCAATCTTACAGTAACCAGTCAGGTGATCTGCTGCAATGTGAGAAGAGCAAGGACCCTGACAAGTAACTGCATCTCAATACATTAGAATGTCGTggaaagttcatttatttcagtaactcaactcaaattgtgaaacttgtgtattaaataaatcaaacgaATTGTTGGCCTTCTTTTATTTGTGATGATTTTACATAAGACCCTtctgctttaattaaaaaaaaagtttggttgttggccttctggaaagtatgtttattttctgtacaCATTCTCAATACTTGGTATCGGCTCCTTctgctttaattactgcctcagTTCGGTGTGACATGGAGGTcatcagtttgtggcactgctgaggtggtatgAAAACCCtagtttctttgacagtggccttcggcttgtctgcattttttggtctcttgtttctcattttttctATTCACAACACCTCATGGATTCTGAGCAAGTCAAGCACAACACTTCTGGCGGTGTgggcaggtgccaaatcctgctggaaaatgaaatcagcatcttcaaaatGCTGATCCGCAGAAATTTCTTGCTAAACAGGTGCAGTCacgttgatttaaaaaaaaaacaatggaccAACACTAGCAGACGACACTGCACCCTGAATCGTCACAAACGGTTtaaacttaacactggacttcaagcaacttGGGCTCTGAGCTTCTCCactcttcctccagactctaggaccttggtttccaaacGAAACACAAAACCTGCTCTCGTCTGAAAAGAGGACTATGGACCACTGGGCAAaagtccagttcttcttctccttaaCCCAAGTAAGACACCTCTGACGTTGTCTATGACTCAAGGGTGGCTTAACAAGAGAAAATGACAACTGTAGCCAAATTCCTGGTGACTCTTGATGCCTTGACCCCAACCTCAGTCCGTTCCTTATGAAGgtcactcaaattcttgaaaTCAATTTTGCTTGATAATCCTCACAAGGCTGTGGTTCTCTGCTGGTTACGCACTTTTTTCTTCCACTCAACTTCCTGTTAACctgcttggatacagcactctgtgaacagccagcttctcTGGCAATGTCTGTGTCTTACCCTCCTTGAAGGGTGTCcgtgattgtcttctggacaactgtcCCACGATCGTTTCGCCTAGTAAACCGAGAGGCCATTTTGAAGGACCAGAACACCTTTGCCGGTGTTTTGAGTTGATCAGCTGAttggcatgtcaccatattcacatttttttgagattgtgaattggtgggtttttgttaaatgcaagcttaaatcattaaaattaaaagaaccaaaagaCTTAAagtacttcagtctgtgtgcccTGAAATTATTTActacacaagtttcacaatttcagTTGAACTGCTCAACTTTTCCCATGACATTCAAATTTACTGAGATGCACCTGTAGAGGGAATGCATTGCGTTCTGTCATATGCCGATGGTGCACTATTCCAGCATCAGATCTTAAACCGTATATATTAGAAACAAACACTATATGCTATAGTATAGAGCATTGGCTTTCAAACCTATTCCAGAGgacccacagctctgcacatttGGCATATCTCTCTAATCTACTCACCTGATTCAGATCGTTAGGAAAGAGCTCTATGAACTTAATTGAACGTGTCGGTCAAGGGAGATGTGCCAATGTGCGGAGCAGCGAGCCCCCGAGGAATAGGACCGAAAACCACTGGTATAGAGGATAAGCAAAATGATAGATATGACACTTATGCACTGAGTATTTACTCACTAGCACCTACCTATGATGAAACAGGGATGTGTAGCCCAGCCAGGTGGGTAATCTGCATAATGACTCAGGTATCTTGCCTGCAGGTACCCATTATAAATGCAGAAGACGAAGGCCAAGACAAATGAGATGAATGGTGTGGATTTCCCTCCTCGAATAAAAACCGGGTAGATGAGGGACCTAAtagaaatatatgcataaaatagtataaaataaacactttcatgGCAAAATGAGGTTGTTTACTCAAGCATGACTAGACATGCAtagttgttttttatgttacaggggggaaaaaaaacatacctttGCAAATAATGGAAAACGAACATGAGTAGAAGTAGCTGGTTGGGCAGGTGCATTATCTTTGCACATGGACCCCAGAGGACCAAACTCAAAGGCACCACCAAAGCCGGCAGCTCTTGAACGAACCAGGCGAATTTAACATTCACGGGGAACCCATACCTGCTGGATGCATATCTGCCATAGGGCACGTGCTCAAAGAGCAAAGTCACGAAAGTTATGAATGCCATAACCATCATCAAGTACGATAAACAATCCAAAACGTACACTTCTTGCTCCTCCGAGGAGAATAACGTCCCTAGAACAGCGTCCATAATTGCTATAGCCGCTTAAGTGGAAGAAGGGTTCAGGTGATGTTTTGTAACGCGTGCACAAAACAAACTGACACCATGGAGAGACCTGGAAGACCCGACCATCACAAATAGGGTTTAACCAatcaagaaaggcggtgggcgGGGCATGTGTGAAAACGCGTCTTAATAAAACATACTGCTAATATAAACTATAGTTACTAATATAAATCATAACCGATTTATATTAGTAACTATAAAAgagatatattttattgttcatttatcttttacagctgctttccttttttttttaatttagtcaaatgcagaattaaatattaaaatgcaaaaactgacttatatttcatataatttaaacctttttaatttttcatagtTTCACCATGGTAAGTTGTGTTTTATTCTTCTGACAGTGATTTTTTTAGAACGTGAATTTTAGTGAATTTTAAACGTAGAAAAGAAAAGCTTAGGCATATAAGTCAGGCAATAATGCGGGCACCAAGGGATGGGTCTTTCAGTCGAACGTGCGCTTGTTTAGTTTGCGTCACTAACACGTGAGTACAGCCGGAGCCGAGTGCGGTTCTTCAGACAGTAAGTGAAAACGCGTCGCAGGTTTATATCCAAAGTTATATGCGTGTCCGACATGGGCaggagaaacagaaacagacaaaGACCCCAGCAGAACAGAGACGGGAGACCAGAGGCGAAAAGAAGCAGAGATGATGCTGTGAGTTTGCTAACCGCTCTAGCTTCTAACGCTGCCGATTATTtctacatgcatacatatgtatgtatgtatgtatgtatgtatgtatgcatgcatgtatgtatgtgttataGCGTCGtgaatgtgtaatataaaacaTCTTTCAGTGTAATCTCATGGTAAATGCCATGTATGTCGGAAGTAATAGAGACTCACGTGGGTTTCTTTGGCAGGGCTGGGGAGCTGGATACTCTGAGATCATCAAGGAAAACCAACTCTTTGAGCATTACTACAAGGAGCTGAAGATTGTTCCACAGGGAGAGTTTGAGGAGTTCATGGAGGCCATGAGGGAGCCACTGCCTGCTACCATACGTATCACTGGATACAAGAGGTGAGCTGATGTTTTCTGCAGGTCTGAAGGGGTACTTGAATGTGACTGCCACGGTTGAATTAGGACTTAATGGTTAAAAATACtagttaaatttaatttaccGCTCTCAGAATAATTGAATACTGACCCTCAGCCACGCTTCTTTCATGGATAGTTAAGAAGACGTTGTAATTTTAGATGTGATTCTGATCTTATAATACTCTCTTGGtgcttaagtttttttttattttaaagctttaattaTTATAAGACATGaccaaaatacagtttatttatatgatccaaataaaacaaaaataatcatgcatttacatgattattttagttttttttacgtGTGCACTCCATCTGACTACAAAGCTTTATTACataagtttattaataataattaacaagcATGGAAGCTAAAATTTCTGACTTGGTTTACTGTATTTGATGCACTATTACTCCATTTGACACAACTGACATTTTAACTTTCACTTTAGAGGTACGTATTTGGTATGACGTTATATATCGGTGCTCCCCTACTATTTTTAGTGCCGTCAAATGATTAAACGCCTctaatgcgtgtgtgtgtgtgtagtcagaaacataatgtgtgtgtgtgtgtgtgtgtgtgtgtgtgtgtgtgtgtgtgtgtgtggagttcatgcatatttatttatgtgtgcatgtatatgtgtgtgtcacagCTGAAGAACAGTaggaacaaatattaaaaaatggcactttatttcacaatgcaatgcaatatttgtaaatgcaaagTTTCAGAGTTATTTATCCTTATTTATCCATCCCCTTTAATCAGTCATGCCAAAGAAATCCTTCATACTCTAAAAGAGAAATACTTCAAAGAGGTTCAAGATCTTGAGGTGGATGGGCAGAAGATTGAGGCTCCTCAGCCCTTAAGTTGGTAAGATGAATAGACTATCTGCAGCCTATCTACAGTGTTGTACGTTTAAATTGAAACGAACGTCTTTGGCAATCTGTACACCGTCATGCGTTTCACCATGCTGTGGCAGGTATCCCGATGAGCTGGCGTGGCACACTAACCTGAGCAGAAAGATTCTGCGCAAATCTCCACTCCTGGAAAAATTCCACCAGTTCTTGGTCAGCGAAACAGAATcggtaaaataaaaatcagttcgTTGTGCTGTGCTACTTCATTGTGTGTCAaagtagggttttttttatgaatgcaaatataattttaatccTATTTCCTTAATCAGGGGAATATTAGCAGACAGGAAGCGGTCAGCATGATTCCTCCTCTTCTACTGAAAATCGAGCCTCAGCATAAGGTACatctaaatgttttctgtgttgtgttttttgctCTTGGAGAAACGTGAGGTCTGATCTCCATCATCTTTCTGACTAGATTCTGGACATGTGTGCAGCTCCGGGGTCGAAGACTGCTCAACTAATAGAGATGCTTCACTCTGACATGGACGTGCCCTTTCCCGGTAAACCATTGCTTGTTAGTTATTGGTTTTAATTTAAGATGATCACGTCTCATAGTTGTCCATCTCTTCTGCGTCTTCAGAGGGCTTTGTAATTGCCAATGATGTGGATAACAAGCGCTGCTACCTGCTGGTCCACCAGGCCAAGAGATTGAACAGTCCGTGTATTATGGTGGTCAACCATGATGCCTCCAGCATCCCACGTCTGCACTTTGACCGGGACGGGAAGAAAGATGTCCTGTTTTATGACCGGATCCTGTGTGATGTACCCTGCAGGTGAGGCTCTCTGCTTGGACCCGGAGTTGGTTTTATTGACTTCCATGGAAAAGCtagttttttttcaatcaaaataCTAAATGTGGAACATTGCTTTGCTTAGCTGAAATGAGTAATTAGGGCTGCATGATCATGGTTGCGTTGTTAATCATGATAA is a window encoding:
- the srd5a1 gene encoding 3-oxo-5-alpha-steroid 4-dehydrogenase 1, whose protein sequence is MDAVLGTLFSSEEQEVYVLDCLSYLMMVMAFITFVTLLFEHVPYGRYASSRYGFPVNVKFAWFVQELPALVVPLSLVLWGPCAKIMHLPNQLLLLMFVFHYLQRSLIYPVFIRGGKSTPFISFVLAFVFCIYNGYLQARYLSHYADYPPGWATHPCFIIGSCIWLLGCIINIHSDHILRNLRKPGETGYKIPRGGMFEYVSGANFFGEIVEWTGFALAGHSVHSAAFALFTLIVLSSRGMAHHKWYLAKFEDYPKSRKALIPFVL